In Erigeron canadensis isolate Cc75 chromosome 1, C_canadensis_v1, whole genome shotgun sequence, a single window of DNA contains:
- the LOC122585420 gene encoding cytochrome b5-like encodes MKLNNKVFGLADVSLHNNNKDCWVIINARVYDVTNFLNDHPGGDNVLLDVAGKDASEEFEEVGHGSAARLMLDEYYIGEVDVVIPSYSTSTPKTPKTGTQTNLQASLQEEEQSRFSFMMKSVGLLPLITIFVVAVGFLLYK; translated from the exons ATGAAGTTAAATAACAAGGTTTTCGGTTTAGCCGATGTCTCTCTGCACAACAACAATAAAGATTGTTGGGTCATTATCAATGCAAGG GTTTATGACGTTACAAACTTTTTGAACGATCATCCTGGAGGAGATAACGTGTTGTTGGATGTAGCAG GTAAGGACGCTAGCGAAGAGTTTGAGGAAGTAGGACATGGAAGTGCTGCGAGATTGATGTTAGACGAGTATTATATTGGAGAAGTCGATGTTGTAATACCATCTTATAGTACTTCAACACCGAAAACCCCTAAAACGGGAACTCAAACCAATCTACAGGCTAGCTTGCAAGAAGAGGAACAATCAAGGTTCAGTTTCATGATGAAATCGGTTGGACTCCTTCCCTTAATTACAATATTTGTAGTTGCTGTTGGTTTTCTGCTGTACAAATGA